Proteins co-encoded in one Selenihalanaerobacter shriftii genomic window:
- the spoIIP gene encoding stage II sporulation protein P: MNKSLRYGFVLSLIFILLFSTVAFAEIEVEGDGYFTVVDEDGNLIFQTDMKVHKGDWYINENNKKYTIIKTNGDQAIAKYEGTVDLTPEDDNLSSALSQPEVLLSEKEAKKEIMIYNTHSDESYVPNSGTHSEAGNGDIYKVADEFAAALKNKGVKVIASNAKHDPHDGGAYERSRRTAKKLTQKGPDALFDIHRDGVPDPSQYLTKINGKKVSQVRLVVGRQNPNMKVNDKFAKQLKSVTDNKYPGLIKGIFYAKGKYNQDLSPRAMLLEFGTHVVSQQDSESAATLFANSVNQLLYGEDAQQTQGEDAGDAGQSRGAWTSLLIIIAVVLVGIAGFLFINEDGWDGVVNRIKHFFGDEFVNYFGFKKEDDEENK; encoded by the coding sequence ATGAATAAAAGTTTAAGATATGGATTTGTTTTATCTTTAATATTTATACTTTTATTTAGTACAGTAGCTTTTGCAGAAATAGAAGTTGAAGGTGATGGGTATTTTACTGTAGTAGATGAAGATGGTAATCTTATTTTTCAGACTGATATGAAGGTACACAAAGGTGATTGGTATATTAATGAAAATAATAAAAAATATACTATAATCAAGACAAATGGTGATCAAGCTATTGCTAAGTATGAAGGAACTGTAGATTTGACCCCGGAAGATGATAATTTATCTTCAGCATTGTCACAACCTGAAGTATTATTATCAGAGAAGGAAGCTAAAAAAGAGATTATGATTTATAATACACATAGTGATGAGTCTTATGTGCCTAATAGTGGAACTCATTCTGAAGCTGGAAACGGGGATATATATAAAGTAGCTGATGAATTTGCTGCAGCATTAAAAAATAAAGGGGTTAAGGTCATAGCATCTAACGCAAAGCATGACCCCCATGATGGTGGTGCTTATGAACGGTCTAGAAGAACAGCTAAAAAGTTAACTCAAAAAGGACCAGATGCATTATTTGATATTCATCGTGATGGAGTTCCAGATCCGTCACAATATCTAACTAAGATTAATGGAAAAAAAGTATCTCAGGTCCGGTTAGTAGTTGGTAGACAGAATCCAAATATGAAAGTAAATGATAAGTTTGCAAAACAATTAAAATCTGTTACTGATAATAAATACCCTGGTTTAATTAAAGGGATATTTTATGCAAAAGGAAAATACAATCAAGATCTTTCGCCAAGAGCTATGTTATTAGAGTTTGGCACTCATGTTGTTTCACAGCAGGATTCTGAATCAGCAGCAACTTTATTTGCTAATTCTGTCAATCAATTATTATATGGAGAGGACGCACAACAGACTCAAGGAGAAGATGCAGGAGATGCTGGTCAGAGTCGAGGCGCCTGGACTTCATTACTAATTATTATAGCTGTGGTTTTAGTAGGTATTGCAGGTTTTTTATTCATTAATGAGGACGGTTGGGATGGAGTAGTTAATCGAATTAAGCATTTTTTTGGTGATGAATTTGTTAATTATTTTGGATTTAAAAAAGAAGATGATGAAGAAAATAAATAG
- a CDS encoding sensor histidine kinase, whose protein sequence is MGSKEEIKKVIKEKYENYGVDAGDNFINILNNLHDIVVCHTANSKVLWANQVAMDEFGISPEDFGDKYCYELFFDCKHNCEGCAVIKARKSGKIEEGEIITPNGKVYLVRAYPIKDNHKKIVGIVEIALDITKGKLLKEKLEFSELKTEFFANLSHDFKTPLNLIFSALQLLDLKLEDEQLKGYVDTINQNGQRLLRLVNNLVDLTKMESNSFSLNLKNHDIVKFVEEVTMSAKEYILDKKRLLQFNTNIQEKVIACDIFSIERVMLNLLSNAVKFTDKGDQIIVNIYERNDKILITVKDTGIGIPEDKQELIFEQFGQVDKSVKRNADGTGIGLSIVKLLVEMHDGQIKVESEYEEGSEFIVELPTKRLSEQDDLQLKEGTLQPEMQDLTNKVEIEFSDIYS, encoded by the coding sequence TTGGGTTCAAAAGAAGAAATTAAAAAAGTGATTAAAGAAAAGTACGAAAACTATGGAGTAGATGCTGGTGATAATTTCATTAATATTTTAAATAATTTACATGATATTGTAGTATGCCATACAGCTAACAGTAAAGTGCTTTGGGCTAATCAAGTAGCCATGGATGAGTTTGGTATATCACCAGAAGATTTTGGTGATAAATATTGTTATGAACTTTTCTTTGATTGCAAACATAATTGTGAGGGATGTGCAGTAATAAAAGCTAGAAAGTCAGGAAAGATAGAAGAAGGGGAGATTATTACACCTAATGGGAAGGTATATTTAGTACGAGCGTATCCAATCAAAGATAATCACAAGAAGATAGTGGGTATTGTTGAAATTGCTTTAGATATTACTAAAGGAAAATTGTTAAAAGAAAAACTTGAATTTAGCGAATTAAAGACTGAATTTTTTGCTAATTTATCTCATGATTTTAAAACTCCATTGAACTTGATTTTCTCAGCGTTACAGTTATTAGATTTAAAATTAGAAGATGAACAGCTTAAAGGATATGTAGATACTATAAATCAGAATGGACAGAGACTTTTAAGATTGGTTAATAATTTAGTAGATCTTACAAAAATGGAATCTAATTCTTTTAGTTTGAATTTGAAAAATCATGATATCGTTAAATTTGTTGAGGAAGTAACTATGTCTGCCAAAGAATACATATTGGATAAGAAGCGTCTCTTGCAATTTAATACTAATATTCAAGAAAAAGTCATTGCTTGTGATATATTTAGCATTGAAAGAGTTATGCTAAACTTACTTTCTAATGCAGTTAAGTTTACTGATAAAGGAGATCAAATAATAGTTAATATATATGAACGGAATGATAAGATATTAATTACAGTTAAGGATACAGGAATTGGAATTCCAGAAGATAAACAAGAGTTAATATTTGAACAATTTGGACAAGTTGATAAATCAGTGAAAAGAAATGCAGATGGTACTGGAATTGGTTTATCTATTGTTAAATTATTAGTAGAAATGCATGATGGCCAGATTAAAGTAGAAAGTGAATACGAAGAAGGTAGTGAGTTTATTGTGGAGCTTCCTACTAAAAGATTATCAGAGCAAGATGACTTACAATTAAAGGAGGGAACTTTACAGCCTGAAATGCAGGATCTTACTAATAAAGTAGAGATAGAATTTTCGGATATCTATTCTTAA
- a CDS encoding DUF3189 family protein: protein MKVIYNCYGSAHSSVLAAGIHTGIVPDDRVATAEEISNIPHYDRTDTEEIGTVYYFGKDEFGFDVYIMGMKSSPKIVKRALLSNLRIFGIDRTKMILVDTLPYVNNLTRIGGFLSRGLGFVNLGRPLTIYGLQKSYKRFINLVKSVKKRLDHIS, encoded by the coding sequence ATGAAGGTAATCTATAATTGTTATGGTAGTGCCCATTCATCAGTTTTAGCTGCTGGGATACATACTGGAATTGTACCAGATGATCGAGTAGCAACTGCCGAAGAAATTAGTAATATTCCTCATTATGACCGCACTGACACAGAAGAGATAGGTACAGTCTATTATTTTGGTAAAGATGAGTTTGGTTTTGATGTATATATAATGGGAATGAAGAGTTCGCCTAAGATAGTTAAAAGAGCACTATTGAGTAATTTAAGAATTTTTGGAATTGATAGAACCAAAATGATTTTAGTTGATACCTTACCTTATGTCAATAATCTTACTCGAATAGGGGGATTTTTGTCTAGAGGTTTAGGATTTGTAAATCTAGGGAGGCCATTAACTATTTATGGATTACAAAAGTCATATAAAAGATTTATTAATTTAGTTAAAAGTGTAAAAAAAAGGTTGGACCATATTAGTTAA
- a CDS encoding DUF3189 family protein: protein MKIIYYDSTGQYLAVVAAAIHLNMLATAKVAPDWNDLKELPYFDGRQKVELGQIIFIGTDQLGNDIYILGSDGVGDVIEKAVHGINRIFDIHTESKFIDLTKKEDWLFRLGIKIKSLFTNSSLANRLIYKNILKSFTQIVEVVNDIRD from the coding sequence ATGAAGATAATTTACTATGATAGTACAGGTCAATATTTAGCAGTAGTTGCTGCTGCAATACATTTGAATATGTTAGCTACTGCTAAAGTAGCACCTGATTGGAATGATTTAAAAGAACTTCCTTATTTTGATGGAAGACAGAAAGTGGAGTTAGGTCAAATTATCTTTATCGGTACAGACCAATTAGGAAATGATATATATATATTAGGTAGTGATGGAGTAGGTGATGTGATTGAAAAAGCGGTACATGGTATAAATAGAATATTTGATATTCATACTGAAAGTAAGTTTATAGACTTAACTAAAAAAGAAGATTGGTTATTTAGATTAGGAATTAAGATTAAAAGTTTATTTACTAATTCGTCTTTAGCTAATAGATTAATTTATAAGAATATATTAAAATCTTTTACACAAATAGTAGAAGTAGTAAATGATATTAGAGATTAA
- the der gene encoding ribosome biogenesis GTPase Der, protein MSKPIVAIVGRPNVGKSTLFNRIVGDRISIVEDEPSITRDRIYAEGEWLNNHFLLVDTGGIDLNSEKELKEDIRRQAEIAIDEADVILFMLDGRTGLQPMDREVANMLRKSGKPIILTVNKVDYKKLEEEIKYDFYELGLDDPVLISAEHGLNIGDLLDEVIIHFPQEEEIEYEDDIIRISVIGRPNVGKSSLVNQVLGKNRVIVSDIPGTTRDAIDTYFKLGDREFAIIDTAGMRRRGKVKPGIEKYSVIRSLGAIDRSDVVLMVLDATEGMTEQDKRVAGYAHEDGKAMVIVVNKWDLIEKGNDTNKRYAEDIRYDVGFLNYAPITFVSALTGQRVLEILEIVEYVAEQHSRRVKTNTLNNVLKEATSMFEPPSDKGKRLKIYYATQPRVKPPLFVLFVNDPDLMHFSYKRYLKNKIRDAFGFSGTPIKIIVRER, encoded by the coding sequence GTGAGTAAACCAATAGTAGCAATAGTTGGCAGACCTAATGTAGGGAAATCAACACTTTTTAATAGAATTGTTGGTGATAGAATTTCAATTGTAGAAGATGAACCAAGTATTACACGAGATAGAATTTATGCTGAAGGTGAGTGGTTAAATAATCATTTTTTATTAGTAGATACTGGAGGTATTGATTTAAATAGTGAGAAGGAATTAAAAGAGGATATTAGACGACAGGCAGAAATAGCTATAGATGAAGCTGATGTAATTTTATTTATGCTTGATGGTAGAACAGGACTTCAGCCGATGGATCGCGAAGTAGCTAATATGCTTAGGAAAAGTGGAAAACCTATAATTTTAACAGTTAATAAAGTAGACTATAAGAAATTAGAAGAAGAGATTAAATATGATTTTTATGAATTAGGTTTAGACGATCCGGTCTTGATTTCTGCTGAGCATGGATTAAACATTGGAGATTTATTAGATGAAGTGATTATTCATTTTCCTCAAGAGGAAGAGATAGAGTATGAAGATGATATTATTCGTATTTCTGTTATTGGCAGACCTAATGTAGGTAAATCTTCATTAGTTAATCAGGTTTTAGGTAAAAATAGGGTAATAGTTAGCGATATTCCAGGTACTACCCGAGATGCGATAGATACTTATTTTAAATTAGGAGATAGAGAATTTGCAATTATTGATACAGCAGGGATGAGAAGAAGAGGTAAAGTAAAGCCTGGCATAGAAAAATATAGTGTAATTAGATCTTTAGGAGCTATAGATCGTTCTGATGTAGTTTTAATGGTGTTAGATGCTACTGAAGGAATGACTGAACAAGATAAACGGGTTGCTGGATATGCTCATGAAGATGGCAAAGCAATGGTGATAGTAGTGAACAAGTGGGATTTAATTGAAAAAGGGAATGATACTAATAAGCGTTATGCTGAGGATATTAGATATGATGTTGGATTCTTAAATTATGCGCCGATTACATTTGTTTCTGCCTTAACTGGACAAAGAGTCTTAGAAATTTTAGAGATAGTGGAGTATGTGGCTGAACAGCATTCAAGAAGAGTTAAGACTAATACTTTAAATAATGTACTTAAAGAAGCAACTTCTATGTTTGAACCCCCTAGTGATAAAGGTAAGAGGTTAAAGATATATTATGCAACACAACCTCGGGTTAAACCTCCATTATTTGTGCTTTTTGTTAATGATCCTGATTTAATGCATTTTTCTTATAAACGTTATTTAAAGAATAAAATTAGGGATGCCTTTGGTTTTTCAGGAACACCTATTAAAATTATAGTTAGAGAAAGATAG
- a CDS encoding YIEGIA family protein — translation MKYGVMIIVSIILGTLSRFWMLKIDYRQYPGYPHGYAVHLTLGFIAAVLGALFLPALLEENYIAVTFLTLAVQQFSSIRDMEREFLNKIEKTELVPRGTAYIEGIAKVFEARNYLALLVSIAVTIGFQLLEWYGGLIFGIIAALVLQKAMTEKNIKDIGDVKVVELEFKGENEENIAIGDVVIMNVGVQESLDYWKENGLGIVIDPKDDNARATLANTGQRQAILHDVAAQLGVRLDVGVQDYTPLARLNLDTGRVVIIIIPIEPDEKWVKKAVENTPVLEGSKRRPLASKAGRAAAD, via the coding sequence ATGAAATATGGAGTAATGATTATAGTAAGTATTATTTTAGGAACCTTATCCCGTTTTTGGATGTTAAAAATAGATTATAGACAATATCCTGGTTATCCTCATGGTTATGCTGTTCATCTAACTTTAGGATTTATTGCTGCGGTTTTAGGTGCACTCTTTTTACCAGCACTCTTAGAAGAAAACTATATAGCTGTTACATTTTTGACTTTAGCTGTTCAACAATTTAGTAGTATTCGAGATATGGAACGAGAATTTTTAAATAAGATAGAGAAGACTGAATTAGTGCCTCGTGGTACTGCATATATTGAAGGAATAGCTAAAGTGTTCGAAGCAAGAAATTATTTAGCTTTATTAGTGTCAATTGCTGTCACCATTGGTTTTCAATTATTAGAATGGTACGGAGGATTGATTTTTGGAATAATAGCTGCTTTAGTTTTACAAAAGGCGATGACAGAAAAGAATATTAAAGATATAGGTGATGTTAAAGTAGTTGAGTTAGAATTTAAAGGTGAAAATGAAGAGAATATTGCTATAGGTGATGTAGTAATTATGAATGTAGGAGTGCAAGAATCATTAGATTATTGGAAAGAGAATGGATTAGGGATTGTGATTGACCCTAAGGATGACAATGCTCGAGCAACTTTAGCTAATACTGGACAACGTCAGGCAATCTTACATGACGTTGCTGCTCAATTAGGGGTTAGATTAGATGTGGGAGTGCAAGATTATACTCCTTTAGCTAGGTTAAATTTGGACACAGGTAGAGTTGTTATAATTATAATTCCGATTGAGCCAGATGAAAAATGGGTTAAGAAAGCAGTCGAGAATACCCCAGTATTAGAAGGTTCTAAACGTAGACCTTTAGCATCAAAAGCTGGCAGAGCAGCTGCTGATTAA
- a CDS encoding DUF512 domain-containing protein, which translates to MVESSCIEIETVQLDSIADELNIEPGDQLLTINGSQIRDYIDYKFLITDLYLEVLIRKSNGEEWLLEIEKDYDEGLGLEFSGIIYDDLKKCNNNCLFCFVNQSPPGLRETLNLKDDDYRFSFLQGSYITLTNLSREEINRIKRLHLSPIYISVHTTNPELRVKMLRNSKAGDVLSYLKELAEVGIEFHTQIVLCPEINDGDELERTIKDLLELSSAIRSLAVVPVGLTKFRDDLYSLRSFTTEEAKEVVEQVEQWQKRIGEKCGENFLYLSDEFYLLANESIPPTKNYNGYPQLENGVGMVRLFWEQFNEVEEKLPTTIDKKQQFTLITGELGVATLEPMVARLNEINNLDLDLLVVQNSFFGENVTVTGLLTGQDIIETIKKRDLNGSIILPELLLNEDRLFIDDLQLDVLEAEFPEIEFIIVNNNAKDLVKTLINI; encoded by the coding sequence ATGGTAGAAAGTAGCTGTATAGAAATAGAAACGGTTCAATTAGATAGTATAGCAGATGAGCTTAATATAGAGCCTGGTGATCAATTGCTAACTATTAATGGTAGCCAGATTAGAGATTATATAGATTATAAATTTTTAATTACAGATTTATACTTAGAGGTTTTGATTCGAAAGTCTAATGGAGAAGAGTGGTTATTAGAGATTGAGAAGGATTATGATGAGGGATTGGGTTTAGAATTTTCAGGCATTATTTATGATGACTTAAAGAAGTGCAATAATAATTGTCTTTTTTGTTTTGTTAATCAATCTCCTCCAGGGTTACGAGAGACTTTGAATTTAAAGGATGATGATTATAGATTTTCATTTTTACAAGGTAGTTATATAACTTTAACTAATTTAAGTCGAGAAGAGATTAATCGAATTAAAAGATTACATTTGAGTCCTATATATATATCAGTACATACTACTAACCCTGAATTAAGAGTGAAGATGTTACGAAATTCTAAGGCGGGTGATGTCTTATCTTACTTAAAAGAGTTAGCAGAAGTGGGGATTGAGTTTCATACTCAAATTGTGCTTTGTCCAGAAATTAATGATGGCGATGAACTAGAAAGGACTATTAAAGATTTATTAGAATTGTCATCTGCTATTAGGAGTTTAGCCGTAGTACCAGTAGGATTGACAAAGTTTCGTGATGATTTATACTCTTTACGTTCTTTCACTACTGAGGAGGCTAAAGAAGTGGTAGAGCAAGTAGAGCAGTGGCAGAAGAGAATAGGTGAGAAATGTGGAGAAAATTTCTTGTACTTATCTGATGAATTTTATTTATTAGCTAATGAATCAATTCCACCTACTAAAAATTATAATGGATATCCTCAATTGGAGAATGGAGTAGGAATGGTTAGATTATTTTGGGAGCAGTTTAATGAGGTGGAAGAGAAATTACCTACTACTATAGATAAAAAACAACAGTTTACATTAATTACTGGTGAATTAGGTGTAGCAACTTTAGAACCAATGGTGGCTAGATTAAATGAGATTAATAATTTAGATTTAGACTTGTTAGTAGTGCAAAATAGTTTCTTTGGGGAGAATGTGACGGTTACTGGATTATTAACTGGACAAGATATAATAGAAACTATTAAAAAGAGAGATTTAAACGGAAGCATAATTTTACCGGAACTTTTATTAAATGAAGATAGGTTATTTATTGATGATCTACAATTAGATGTTTTAGAGGCTGAGTTTCCAGAGATAGAATTTATTATAGTGAATAATAATGCGAAAGATTTAGTTAAGACATTAATTAATATTTAA
- a CDS encoding NAD(P)H-dependent glycerol-3-phosphate dehydrogenase, whose protein sequence is MEKIAVIGGGSWGSSIAILLANNGYRISLRDISFEQVTEINEEKTNIDYLPGVEFPENITATTDIKEAVKDASVVIVVVPSHAIRNVAQELSGLLLDDTIIVSATKGIEEETYYRMSEVLKDELRPALHENIAVISGPSHAEEVSKGIPTTTVVASKSRRLAENIQDIFMSDVFRVYTNPDIVGVELGGALKNIIAISAGISDGLGYGDNTKAALITRGLTEIKRLGVAVGADPMTFAGLSGTGDLVVTCASQHSRNRRLGVKIGNGRSLDEALSEMKMVAEGVRTTKAAYLLAKEIGVEVPIITKAYEVLFEGKHPQQGVNELMVRGKKHEIEEVVKNKENW, encoded by the coding sequence ATGGAAAAGATAGCAGTTATAGGAGGCGGTAGCTGGGGAAGTTCAATTGCTATTTTATTAGCAAATAATGGTTATCGTATCTCTTTACGTGATATATCTTTTGAACAAGTTACAGAAATTAATGAAGAAAAGACGAATATTGATTACTTACCAGGAGTAGAGTTTCCAGAAAACATTACTGCTACTACTGATATTAAAGAGGCAGTTAAAGATGCTAGTGTAGTAATAGTAGTAGTTCCTTCTCATGCAATTCGCAATGTAGCTCAAGAATTATCTGGATTATTATTAGATGATACAATTATTGTTAGTGCTACTAAAGGGATTGAAGAAGAAACGTATTATAGAATGTCAGAGGTTTTAAAAGATGAATTAAGACCAGCATTACATGAGAATATAGCTGTCATATCAGGTCCTAGTCATGCTGAAGAAGTTAGTAAAGGAATTCCTACTACTACAGTAGTTGCTAGCAAATCACGTCGATTAGCTGAAAATATTCAAGATATCTTTATGTCTGATGTTTTTAGGGTCTATACTAATCCTGATATAGTAGGAGTAGAATTAGGTGGGGCCTTAAAGAATATTATTGCAATATCTGCTGGAATATCCGATGGATTAGGTTATGGTGATAATACTAAAGCGGCTTTAATTACAAGAGGTTTAACTGAAATTAAACGTTTAGGCGTAGCTGTTGGTGCTGATCCAATGACTTTTGCTGGATTATCAGGGACAGGTGATTTAGTTGTTACTTGTGCTAGTCAACATAGTAGAAATCGCCGTTTAGGAGTTAAAATAGGTAATGGAAGAAGCTTAGATGAGGCTTTAAGTGAAATGAAGATGGTAGCAGAAGGGGTTAGAACTACGAAAGCGGCTTATTTATTGGCTAAAGAGATCGGCGTTGAGGTGCCAATTATTACTAAAGCATATGAAGTGTTATTTGAAGGTAAGCATCCACAACAAGGTGTTAATGAATTAATGGTTAGAGGAAAAAAACATGAAATAGAGGAAGTAGTTAAAAATAAAGAAAATTGGTAA
- a CDS encoding capping complex subunit for YIEGIA — MEVSLTNNILAIVTLKNNENKVDGGGSPVFYVDDEEELEYVAMLISRLTLSMAHNLGNGVYILIKH; from the coding sequence ATGGAGGTTAGTTTAACAAATAATATATTAGCAATAGTAACTTTAAAGAATAATGAAAATAAAGTAGATGGAGGCGGTTCTCCAGTATTCTATGTAGATGATGAAGAAGAATTAGAATATGTGGCAATGTTAATTTCACGTTTAACTTTATCAATGGCCCATAATTTAGGTAATGGTGTCTATATTCTAATTAAACATTAA
- the plsY gene encoding glycerol-3-phosphate 1-O-acyltransferase PlsY produces MFSYLFVILISYLLGSIPFGLLLTRLVKGVDIREYGSGNIGATNAYRVMGFGMGVMVALFDISKGYISVQIAKQVFGADVAVILIIAGLAAVAGHNWPIFLKFNGGRGVATSVGILINLLPKTVLIVFFIWLIIVLTTRYVSLGSIVGAALIPILAILFNNPPIYVGLGLAIAVFVIFRHRPNIKRLLAGEENKIGWNMNVDKKDD; encoded by the coding sequence ATGTTTAGTTATTTATTTGTGATTTTGATTAGTTATTTATTAGGTTCAATTCCATTTGGTTTACTACTTACAAGGTTAGTAAAAGGAGTAGATATTAGAGAATATGGCAGTGGAAATATTGGGGCTACTAATGCTTATCGAGTAATGGGATTTGGCATGGGAGTAATGGTTGCTCTATTCGATATTAGTAAAGGATATATTAGTGTTCAGATTGCTAAACAAGTATTTGGTGCAGATGTAGCTGTGATTTTAATTATAGCTGGTTTAGCAGCAGTTGCTGGTCATAATTGGCCTATCTTTTTGAAGTTTAATGGTGGGAGAGGGGTAGCTACTTCTGTAGGAATCTTAATTAATCTATTACCTAAGACTGTTTTAATTGTATTCTTTATCTGGTTAATCATAGTATTAACGACTAGATATGTTTCCTTAGGTTCGATAGTAGGGGCAGCTTTAATTCCTATTTTGGCCATTCTATTTAATAATCCACCTATATATGTTGGCTTAGGCTTGGCGATTGCAGTCTTTGTTATTTTTCGGCATCGACCTAATATTAAAAGGTTACTGGCTGGTGAGGAGAATAAAATCGGTTGGAATATGAATGTAGATAAGAAGGATGACTAA